Proteins from one Silurus meridionalis isolate SWU-2019-XX chromosome 3, ASM1480568v1, whole genome shotgun sequence genomic window:
- the dnajc3a gene encoding dnaJ homolog subfamily C member 3a, with protein sequence MVTLKPVAHKLVSYVPFVLVLLDLRYEGVLCSSENSVEKHLEMGKKLLAAGQLADALSHFHAAVDGDQKNYMAYYRRATVYLAMGKSKSALPDLSKVIELKPDFTSARLQRGSLLLKQGKLDEAESDFKKVLKSNPSNREEQEAQSQLKKSDEIQRLVSEARRSFQRDDFGAAAALLDTVIETCVWDVYSRELRAECFIQLGEMGKAISDLKAASKLKNDNTQAFYQLSTIYYNLGDHEMALNEVRECLKLDPEHKQCFSHYKQVKKLNKQITSAEELIQQERYGDAVSKYESVMKTEPNVPQYTIHAKERICHCLSKDQEGAKAILVCSEVLSTDPQNVNALKDRAEAYLQDEQYENAIKDFESAKEYSENDPQIKEGLERAQRLLKQSQKKDYYKILGVKRTAQKKEIIKAYRKLAQQWHPDNFQDPEEKKKAEKKFIDIAQAKEVLTDPEMRSSFDQGEDPLDPESKQGGGHHHFHGAWENFQGFNPFGSGPFNFKFNFN encoded by the exons ATGGTGACCCTAAAACCGGTCGCACACAAATTAGTAAGTTATGTGCCATTTGTGCTTGTTCTGCTTGATCTTCGATACGAAG GAGTTCTCTGCAGCAGTGAGAACAGTGTAGAGAAGCACCTGGAGATGGGGAAGAAGCTCCTCGCTGCCGGACAGCTGGCCGACGCACTTTCCCACTTCCACGCAGCTGTAG ATGGGGACCAGAAGAACTACATGGCCTACTACAGAAGAGCGACCGTCTACCTGGCCATGGGCAAGTCCAAATCCGCTTTACCGGATTTAAGCAAAGTTATCGAACTCAAACCTGATTTCACCTCG GCTCGACTTCAGAGAGGAAGCCTGCTACTGAAACAGGGCAAGCTCGATGAAGCTGAGAGTGACTTCAAAAAAGTG CTGAAATCGAACCCCAGCAACAGAGAGGAGCAGGAAGCACAGAGCCAGTTGAAGAAATCGGATGAAATCCAAAGATTGGTGTCTGAGGCTCGGAGGAGTTTCCAGCGCGACGACTTCGGCGCAGCGGCTGCGCTCCTGGATACGGTTATTGAA acATGCGTGTGGGACGTTTACTCCCGAGAGCTCCGAGCCGAGTGCTTCATTCAGCTGGGCGAGATGGGAAAAGCGATCAGTGACCTTAAAGCAGCATCCAAACTGAAGAACGACAACACGCAGGCTTTCTACCAGCTCAGTACCATCTATTACAACCTGGGAGATCATGAGATGGCCCTCAA TGAAGTGCGAGAGTGTTTGAAGCTGGACCCTGAACACAAGCAGTGCTTCAGCCATTATAAGCAGGTGAAGAAGCTCAACAAGCAGATCACGTCAGCCGAGGAGCTGATCCAGCAGGAGAG GTACGGAGATGCAGTCAGCAAGTACGAGTCGGTTATGAAGACGGAGCCGAACGTTCCACAGTACACCATCCACGCCAAGGAGCGCATATGTCACTGTCTGTCGAAG GATCAGGAAGGTGCTAAAGCGATCCTGGTGTGCAGCGAAGTCCTGAGCACAGACCCTCAGAATGTGAACGCTCTCAAAGACAGGGCTGAGGCCTACCTCCAAGATGAACAGTATGAAAACG CCATCAAAGACTTCGAGAGCGCGAAGGAGTACAGCGAGAACGATCCTCAGATCAAGGAGGGATTAGAAAGAGCACAGCGCCTCCTCAAGCAGTCCCAGAAGAAAGACTACTACAAGATCCTCGGGGTCAAGAG GACAGCCCAGAAGAAGGAGATCATTAAAGCCTACAGGAAGTTGGCACAGCAGTGGCACCCAGACAACTTCCAGGAtcctgaagagaagaaaaaggctGAGAAGAAGTTCATAGACATCGCACAGGCCAAGGAAGTGCTCACTGACCCAG AAATGAGGAGTTCGTTTGATCAGGGTGAAGACCCCCTGGACCCTGAGAGCAAGCAGGGAGGAGGCCATCACCACTTCCACGGCGCCTGGGAGAACTTCCAGGGTTTTAACCCATTCGGATCAGGACCGTTCAACTTTAAATTCAATTTTAACTGA